tgccaggcagccatattggatcgtatcacaatgaaaatggatatgcacatgtatgtcatagaacactgtcctaataccaattttgaatgagatctgttcaagcatgtctgagttgtggctttagacagggaaaattcgcaaacaaaatggcatatcataaaacaaattgacgtgcatatgtatgccatagcatgttgcccctgtaccaagtttgaaaaaaaatcggtacaggcatctccaagaaacggctgcggacggacggacgcacggacggacgcacggacggacagacagaacccaatccataagtccccgttctggacttcgtccgcggggactaaataGAGGGGAGGTTGGTAGAGAGTACAGGTGTGTTACATTATTGAAATAGAGGGGAGGTTGGTAGAGAGTACAGGTGTGTTACATTATTGATATAGAGGGGAGGTTGGTAGAGAGTACAGGTGTGTTACATTATTGAAATAGCGGGGAGGTTGGTAGAGAGTACAGGTGTGTTACATTATTGAAATAGAGGGGAGGTTGGTAGAGAGTACAGGTTTGGTGCATTATTGACATAGAGGGGAGGTTGGTAGAGAGTACAGGTGTGTTACATTATTGACATAGAGGGGAGGCTGGTAGAGAGTACAGGTGTGTTACATTATTGAAATAGCAGGGAGGTTGGTAGAGAGTACAGGTGTGTTACATTATTGAAATAGAGGGGAGGTTGGTAGAGAGTACAGGTGTGTTGCATTATTGACATAGAGGGGAGGTTGGTAGAGAGTACAGGTGTGTTACATTATTGACATAGAGGGGAGGCTGGTAGAGAGTACAGGTGTGTTACATTATTGAAATAGAGGGGAGGTTGGTAGAGAGTACAGGTGTGTTACATTATTGACATAGAGGGGAGGTTGGTAGAGAGTACAGGTGTGTTACATTATTGAAATAGAGGGGGGTTGGTAGAGAGTACAGGTGTGTTACATTATTGAAATAGAGGGGTGTTGGTAGAGAGTACAAGTGTGTTACATTATTGACATAGAGGGGAGGTTGGTAGAGAGTACAGGTGTGTTACATTATTGatcaagtcattgagaatgacatagttcccgctatgattgggttttaaggaactggcagtttatgttgtcattttcttgatatcactactctgatcatgcaacaacacttgtgaacctaaatcaaacagacttagaaatgttgtgtctgctcgttggacatggagcatgcctactcatgttatctcctcgttggacatgggacatgcctactcttcaagatgacgtgatggaataaaccattcaacaataaaggatgggtcgggtatgggggtgggggtgggctgttcaagcatgtctgagttatggctttggacatgaaaactgcgccaacaaaattgACATAGAGGGGAGGTTAGCAGATAGAACAGGTGTTttatattcacattcatatagCACTGTTGTAGAAAACTTAACATTGTCCATTTCTttgctttttattttttgtaccaCAAATGCTTTGTTTTAGCGTATGCCCCATGAGTCTTTTGGCAACACAATGCTTTGTTTTAGTGTATGCCCCTGTGTGTCTTTGGGTAAACACAAATGCTTTGTTTTAGCTAATTACTTCACTAATTATTCCCTGGACACTGTGTGTCTCTGGGCAACATACGAATTTCTGAAATCATAATAAATGTTGTATAATTGTGTACATTGGTCAAGGTATAATTTATTAGAATTCCTGACAAATGGAggaacacagacagacaatattgtaatattaatttctGATTTAAAACGAATTATAAAAGACGGTATATCGTCTTTTTACATTATAAGCTGTAATCCTTTCCTAAACATGTTTTTCTTTTAActttaatatgaaatatgtaaagaCTCCATTTTCACTTTGTCAGAGTGATTACACATGTCATTGATATCAGATGATCACGTGTTAGTCATTCTCCATAGTAACACAATATGTACACTACTAAGTTAATGTGTTTGGGTATGAAACCTACCTTATACGCTAGTCCAAAAATCACAGGCCGACCAACAAATACTGCCTTTGCACCTAAAGCCAATGCTTTCAATACATCGGTCCCTGTTCTCACACCACCATCTATGTAAACTTCAAGTTTATTGCCAACAGCTTTGACGACATCTGGTAAGACATCTATCTACAGTGTCAATGAACACGGAATTGAAAACTCTACAAGTCTGGTTAACATTCCCTCTACATTGAATTGAAAACTCTACAAGTCTGGTTAACATTCCCTCTACATTGAATTGAAAACTCTACAAGTCTGGTTAACATTCCCAGGTTTACATTGAATTGAAAACTCTACAAGTCTGGTTAACATTCCCTCTACATTGAATTGAAAACTCTACAAGTCTGGTTAACATTCCCTCTACACTGAATTGAAAACTCTACAAGTCTGGTTAACATTCCCAGGTTTACATTGAATTGAAAACTCTACAAGTCTGGTTAACATTCCCTCTACATTGAATTGAAAACTCTACAAGTCTGGTTAACATTCCCTCTACACTGAATTGAAAACTCTACAAGTCTGGTTAACATTCCCAGGTTTACATTGAATTGAAAACTCTACAAGTCTGGTTAACATTCCCTCTACACTGAATTGAAAACTCTACAAGTCTGGTTAACATTCCCAGGTTTACATTGAATTGAAAACTCTACAAGTCTGGTTAACATTCCCTCTACATTGAATTGAAAACTCTACAAGTCTGGTTAACATTCCCTCTACACTGAATTGAAAACTCTGCAATTCCCTCTACATTGAATAAACACTTGATCCTTAAATATATCAtgttcaatttaattcaattcaattcaaatccTTTGTTGTCCATttaaattaaaacatacaaTGGAAAATTTCCTTTTGGCAATTCTCAGATTTGATTCCTGTGTAACATGTTGTCAAAAGAGAGGACCTAAATTTAGAAAATTATCTTTTTACTGTAAACTTTCAATGATCCTAATTTATTAGTccaaattgtttggacaaaactGAAAAGGAAGTCTAATTAATAACCTTATTTCAATGGAAAAAATGAGTACATAAGTGAcaacatgtaaattattatatttgGGTATGCTGTCATAAACTCACCGTAGCTGATACCCCATCTAACTGTCTACCTCCATGATTTGAAACAATTATTCCCTGGACACCATGTTTGGCTGCCAAAACAGCATCCTCTACAGTCAAAATGCCTTTAAGTACTATCGGTAATGATGTCACAGACTGTAACCATGTGATATCTTCCCATGTAGCAGAAGGGTCACCATAGTCTAATTCTTCTGGATGTTTGTTTTCAGACCCTGAAAGCTAACATAATATATGAAAGTAGTGTaaatttcttgcaacatttgCTGTTTTGGTATTACTTACACTTTCCTTCCTACAGGATGATATACATACACTTTCCTTCCTACAGGATGATATACATTTTTCAGCTATTAATCAAAAGAATGGGGCATGTAACaattgatacaaatatttaatgTTTTAATATTGTATGTGAAGGCTTTATCAAAAAACTAAAAAGGATTTTGAGTTAGTTTTTTAAGGATTTTGAAAGACAACAACTTGTTTGTAAGCTTTAGCTTTCAGTGCCTAATATGACAATTccaaacatttgtacataaggccagtgactatagctttctagtgtctgatatgacaattgcaaacatttgtacataaggccagtgactatagctttctagtgtctgatatgacaattgtaaacatttgtacataaggccagtgattatagctttctagtgtctgatatgacaattgtaaacatttgtacataaggccagtgactatagctttctagtgtctgatatgacaattgtaaacatttgtacataaggccagtgactatagctttctagtgtctgatataacaattgtaaacatttgtacataaggccagtgactatagctttctagtgtctgatataacaattgtaaacatttgtacataaaggccagtgactatagctttctagtgtctgatatgacaattgtaaacatttgtacataaggccagtgactatagctttctagtgtctgatatgacaattgtaaacatttgtacataaggccagtgactaTAGCTTTCTAGTGCCtaatatgacaattgtaaacatttgtacataaaggccagtgactatagctttctagtgtctgatatgacaattgtaaacatttgtacataaggccagtgactttagctttctagtgtctgatatgacaattgtaaacgtttgtacataaggccagtgattatagctttctagtgtctgatatgacaattgtaaacatttgtacataaggccagtgactttagctttctagtgtctgatatgacaattgtaaacatttgtacataaggccagtgattatagctttctagtgtctgatatgacaattgtaaacgtttgtacataaggccagtgactatagctttctagtgtctgatatgacaattgtaaacgtttgtacataaggccagtgattatagctttctagtgtctgatatgacaattgtaaacgtttgtacataaggccagtgattatagctttctagtgtctgatatgacaattgtaaacatttgtacataaggccagtgactttagctttctagtgtctgatatgacaattgtaaacgtttgtacataaggccagtgactaatagctttctagtgtctggtatgacaattgtaaacatttgtacataaaggccagtgactatagctttctagtgtctgatatgacaattgtaaacatttgtacataaggccagtgactatagctttctagtgtctgatatgacaattgtaaacatttgtacattaaggccagtgactatagctttctagtgtctgatatgacaataatgTAAACgtttgtacataaggccagtggCCACAGTAGTACTGAATAAAGGACTGATTGACAAGACAAGCTGAACTTGTTTGAATGTAAGCATGTACCTTGAAGtgataattgtttgtttgtacaattATTTTCCATCATTCAGAGGTAGTACTGTATCCTTAATGTTGTGAGACATGTCAATTATGTAGCATCCTTTCCTGTCGACTGTGAGATgcatcatgttgttcagtctAAAATATGGCTTCTCAAACGACATGATGCGCTAATAGACTATCTTCTATGTGGTATGTTACCAAATATCATCATATCTTACGTGCATATTTCCATTGACTATGAGGAGTGTAAATGCCATCACAGCGCCCTCTACGATATGAATTACGATGCTATTAATTACCTTGGCAAAGTATCTTTTCAGGCTTCCTAAAGGAGGAATCATTAACTTAGAATGTCCACCAAAATATTCCAATCTTCTCTTTACTCCAAGTTGAGCAATGTCAACTGTGACAACGATTGCTTTAAAGCCTGCCTTCTCAGCTCGCTTTACCATATCTCTTGAAACTTCTCTGGTTGGCCAAATATAGATTGCCAACCATTTGTTGCTGTTTGGTGTTGCAGCACTTACTTCCTCTAAAGATTTGTTGGATTCTGAACTAAGTACTATGATTGTGTTCATGTTGGCAGCAGCTGCAATTATGTATGGaatatattttgagaaaaacaCACCACTCCCTACCCCAGTCACTCCCTACCCCAGTCACTCCCTACCCCATCTCACTCCCTACCCCATCTCACTCCCTACCCCAGTCACTCCCTACCCCAGTCACTCCCTACCCCAGTCACTCCCTACCCCAGTCACTCCCTACCCCATCTCACTCCCTACCCCAGTCACTCCCTACCCCAGTCACTCCCTACCCCATCTCACTCCCTACCCCAGTCACTCCCTACCCCAGTCACTCCCTACCCCAGTCACTCCCTACCCCATCTCACTCCCTACCCCAGTCACTCCCTACCCCAGTCACTCCCTACCCCATCTCACTCCCTACCCCAGTCACTCCCTACCCCAGTCACTCCCTACCCCATCTCACTCCCTACCCCAGTCACTCCCTACCCCATCTCACTCCCTACCCCAGTCACTCCCTACCCCAGTCACTCCCTACCCCAGTCACTCCCTACCCCATCTCACTCCCTACCCCAGTCACTCCCTACCCCAGTCACTCCCTACCCCATCTCACTCCCTACCCCAGTCACTCCCTACCCCAGTCACTCCCTACCCCATCTCACTCCCTACCCCAGTCACTCCCTACCCCATCTCACTCCCTACCCCAGTCACTCCCTACCCCAGTCACTCCCTACCCCATCTCACTCCCTACCCCAGTCACTCCCTGCCCCATCTCACTCCCTACCCAATCTCACTCCCTACCCCAGTCACTCCCTACCCCAGTCACTCCCTACCCCATCTCACTCCCTACCCAAATCACTCCCTACCCCATCTCACTCCCTACCCCAGTCACTCCCTACCCCATCTCACTCCCTACCCCAGTCACTCCCTACCCAATCTCACTCCCTACCCCATCTCACTCCCTACCCCAGTCACTCCCTACCCCATCTCACTCCCTACCCAAATCACTCCCTACCCCATCTCACTCCCTACCCCAGTCACTCCCTACCCCATCTCACTCCCTACCCCAGTCACTCCCTACCCAATCTCACTCCCTACCCCATCTCACTCCCTACCCCAGTCACTCCCTACCCCATCTCACTCCCTACCCCAGTCACTCCCTATCCCAGTCACTCCCTACTCCATCTCACTCCCTACCCCAGTCACTCCCTGCCCCATCTCACTCCCTACCCAATCTCACTCCCTACCCCAGTCACTCCCTACCCCAGTCACTCCCTACCCCATCTCACTCCCTACCCCAATCACTCCCTACCCCATCTCACTCCCTACCCCAGTCATTCCCTACCCCATCTCACTCCCTACCCGTCACTCCCTACCCCATCTCACTCCCTACCCGTCACTCCCTACCCCATCTCACTCCCTACCCCAGTCACTCCCTACCCCAGTCACTCTCTACCCCATCTCACTCCCTACCCCAGTCACTCCCTACCCCAGTCACTCCCTACTCCAGTCACTCCCTACCCCATCTCACTCCCTACCCCAGTAACTCCCTACCCCAGTCACTCCCTACCCAGTCACTCCCTACCCCATCTCACTCCCTACCCCAGTCACTCCCTACCCCAGTCACTCCCTGCCCCATCTCACTCCCTACCCAATCTCACTCCCTACCCCAGTCACTCCCTGCCCATCTCACTACCTACCCAATCTCACGCCCTACCCCAGTCACTCCCTACCCCATCTCACTCCCTACTCCAGTCACTCCCTACCCCATCTCACTCCCTACCCAGTCACTCCCTACCCCATCTCACTCCCTACCCCAGTCACTCCCTACCCCATCTCACTCCCTACCCCATTTCACTCCCTACCCCAGTAACTCCCTACCCAACCTCACTCCCTACCCAGTCACTCCCTACCCCAGTCACTCCCTACCCCAGTCACTCCCTATCCCAGTCACTCCCCACCCCATCTCACTCCCTACCCTATCCCACTCCCTATCCAAGTCACTCCCTACCCCATCTCACTCCCTACCCTAGTCACTCCTTAGCCGTCACTCCCTACCCCATCTCACTCCCTACCCCGGTCACTCCCTACCCCAGTCACTCCCTACCCCATCTCACTCCCTATCCCAGTCACTCCCTACCCCAGTTACTCCTTAGCCCAGTCACTCCCtaccccaatctgattaaaatctgatgtggtgaaagtggctagatgcctttatttacctctgtttccatcg
The sequence above is drawn from the Glandiceps talaboti chromosome 21, keGlaTala1.1, whole genome shotgun sequence genome and encodes:
- the LOC144451148 gene encoding 2-Hydroxyacid oxidase 2-like — encoded protein: MMSQNVMVCVDDFEDYAKKHLPLRVWAFYGSGAGMEHTLSENRTAYRRILLKPRVLKDVSTRTMSTRILGQEIAAPICISPSAYHGMAHPDGEVATATAAANMNTIIVLSSESNKSLEEVSAATPNSNKWLAIYIWPTREVSRDMVKRAEKAGFKAIVVTVDIAQLGVKRRLEYFGGHSKLMIPPLGSLKRYFAKLSGSENKHPEELDYGDPSATWEDITWLQSVTSLPIVLKGILTVEDAVLAAKHGVQGIIVSNHGGRQLDGVSATIDVLPDVVKAVGNKLEVYIDGGVRTGTDVLKALALGAKAVFVGRPVIFGLAYKGADGVKQVLQILRDELNLSMALTGCSQLEDITPSLLMKSVYHSKL